From the Leptolyngbya sp. CCY15150 genome, the window GGGGTTGGAAACGGGCAATCGGAAAGTGACGTCCTATGTCATGGAGCAAGGCGACATTCGGTTTGTCCTCAGCTCTACGATGGATCCTGAGCATCCAATTGCCCAAAGCGTTCTGAGGCATGGAGACACCATTGCGGTGATTGCCTTGGAAGTTCCTGACGCAGCCCAGGCTTACGACCATGCGATCGCTCATGGGGCCGTCGGAGTGATTCCATGTACAAATCATGAAGATGAGCATGGCATCTTACGCTTTGCGGCTGTCCGTACCTTTGGGGATGCTTGGGTTAAGTTTGTCGAACGCAAGCACTACGTAGGCAATTTTGCTCCTGGCTTTGTAGCACGTGCTGCCCGTCATCAGTCTGTAGGACTCACCCGGATTGACCACATCGTGGGTAATGTGGAACGGGGCATGATGAATTCTTGGGTTGATTTCTTTATGCAAACGATGGGCTTTGAGCTGCGAATGCATTTTGACGATCGCGCCATTTCGACAGAATATTCTGCCCTGATGTCTAAAGTTTTACAAAAGGGTGGAAAGACCATTGTTAATATCAACGAGCCAGCCGATGGTCTGCGGAAATCTCAGATTGAAGAATATCTAGACTTTCATTATGGCCCTGGTATTCAACATATTGGTTTGGCCACGGAAGATATTGTTGCAACCGTTGTCCGTCTAAAAGCAGCAGGGGTTGAATTCCTACCTATTCCCAAGACCTATTATGATGATTTGGGTGATTGGGTACAGGAGCTAGAGATTCCTGTAGATAAGCTGGCAGAGCTTGGTATTTTGGTGGATCGAGATGATGATGGTTATCTCCTCCAGTTGTTTACAAAACCCGTGGGCGATCGCCCGACGTTATTCTTTGAAATTATTGAACGCCATGGTTCTCGCGGCTTTGGTGCGGGCAACTTTAAGTCATTATTTGTTGCGATTGAGCGAGAACAGTCTCTACGCGGCAATCTCTAGACGTCAGCAGCCTTCATGGGTGACGACATCTAGGAAAATCTATATCTAGGTCGCCTCCTGGATGATCACCAGACCCTAATATCTTGTTTTCCATGCCAAGGGTTTTAGGATAAACAGCGCTGTGTCTGACGTCCAAGTCACTGAGATCAGCAAACTCCTTATTCTGTGCTTGGCTCCAGTTTCCTAGCTCCAGTTTGATAGCGATCGCCGTCTGTGCCCTCATTTATTACTCTTCCAGCAAAAGGAACGAATCATGACAGATATTCAAACCCTTCAGTCTGTTGACCAGGCCTTGATTCATCTGCTACAACAGCGCGTTGCCTTGCTGCAAGCATCGGATACTCCCTGCATCGCAACCCAAATTGCGGACGTGCAACCCCTGCTCACGGAGGCTGGTATCTCAGAATTCACTTGGAAGACATTAGTCACCAACTGCATGGCGATGCTTGCTACAGATACGCCTGCGCAGCCCCAGCAACGAAGCGATCGCCGTCAAGTTACGATTGTGGGCGGACGGGGTGCAATGGGTAAGCTGTTCTGTGATCAGTTTGCGGCCACTGGTCATGCGGTTAGCATTATGGAACAGGAGGACTGGGGTCGGGCGGATATTTTGCTAGGGCAAGCGGATTTAGTGCTGCTCTGTGTCCCGCTGAAGTTGACGGCTACCTTAGCTCGTCAAGTGGGTCAATACTTAGCTCCCCACACCGTATTGGCCGACATTGCTAGCACCAAGGTTGAGGTGATGCAGGCGATGCTTGACAGTCACCATGGCCCAGTTGTGGGCTTACACCCGATGTTTGGGCCAGGCGTTACATCATTACTGGGACAAAAGGTGGTGGTTTGTGAGGGACAGCAGATGTCCCAATGCCAGTGGGTTTTAGATTGGATCGAGGAAAATGGTGGCAATCTTATTCCTGCAACCCCTGAAGAACATGACTCGATGATGATAGCTGTCCAAGCGATTCGCTTCTTTTCCAACTTTAGCTTGGGGACATTCTATGCTGAGGAAGGTATTGATATTGAGCGCAGTTTTGAATTTTCTAGCCCATTGTATCGCTCTGAGATCAACACGATCAGTCGCTTAGTTGCCCAAGATGCTGCTCTCTATGTTGACATCTTACTCGCCTCTGACGAACGCCGATCTGCTGTTGGACGTCTGGTTGATACCTATGCGCGTCTCGCCCAGTTGATCCATGATGGCGATCGCACGGCCCTGATTGCCGAATTTGAGAAAACGCGCCAAAGTTTCCGAGACGGAGCTGAGCGATCGCTTGCAGAAAGTAACTACATGCTCAATAATCTCAGTCGATTCTTAGCTGCCCATGATGCTGAATCTCGCGCCAGTGTTACATCTGAGCGGCGATCGCTCCCATCTGTTAATCTGAGCACAGCCTCAGCGACCAATCTCGGCAAGGCAGCCTAACCGTTCTGGGCGTTGCGGAATCGCCATAGGATTTGCTCTTAGGAACCGTGAGCGAGACGCTTTACCTTAATTGAGCATAAGTTGTGAGTGGGAGCGTCTTGCTCCCATTCTGGTTTCATATCCAATCCGGTTGAATACCCAGCTCTCGGTAGCGATGTTCTAGCTTCTGAAGCGACAGGTGAGGGGGAATCTGTAGGCGTCTGGGCATAGGAGGAGCATCAACAACTACTATAGACTTAATCAGAATTAGGAAAAACAATCAATTCTCAGCCTGAAACTGATTGATCTCATGGTGAATACATCTATTTGGATGTCGAGCAGCTAATTGCCGATAAGGTCTATTGCCGAGATCATGAGGGAGTTGTATGAAAAAGCGTTACTGAATAGCAGGATGATTTTGCAAAATTTTGTATGGGGTTTCAGGGCTTCTAGTTAGAGATTCATGCTCTGATTCAGCACCATCTTCCTAAAACAACGCCCAGAGTTGCTGGCTAGGGAGAACCTGCAATTCTGTATCTTAAACAACAATCTTAGATGAGACTGTCAAGCAGGATGAGTCTCAGGTTGTGTCATGATGTCTCTCTGTACTGCGCGTGCAGCCAAGCAGCCATGACTCCGATATGACTCCGGTGTCAGTACACATCTAGGGTTGGGCAGAAGCTGTCAAAATCGATGCGTGTTTTATTAGTAGAAGATGACCGTCAACTTGCAGAGTCATTGATGGAAGCTTTGACGGTGCAGCGCTATGCCGTGGATGTGGCCCGGGATGGGGAAGAGGGTTGGGAGTATATTAGGGCATTTACCTATGATTTGGTGTTGTTGGATATCACATTGCCCAAATTAGACGGCGTGAATCTCTGTCAGCGTCTCCGCGATCGCGGAGACGCAACTCCCATCTTGATGCTGACGGCGCGGGATACCAGTTTAGATAAGGTGATTGGCTTAGATGCAGGGGCAGATGCCTATATGGTGAAGCCCTTTAACTTACAAGAACT encodes:
- the hppD gene encoding 4-hydroxyphenylpyruvate dioxygenase produces the protein MIDDNCSIIGVDHLEFYVGNAKQAAFFYSHCFGFNVVAYQGLETGNRKVTSYVMEQGDIRFVLSSTMDPEHPIAQSVLRHGDTIAVIALEVPDAAQAYDHAIAHGAVGVIPCTNHEDEHGILRFAAVRTFGDAWVKFVERKHYVGNFAPGFVARAARHQSVGLTRIDHIVGNVERGMMNSWVDFFMQTMGFELRMHFDDRAISTEYSALMSKVLQKGGKTIVNINEPADGLRKSQIEEYLDFHYGPGIQHIGLATEDIVATVVRLKAAGVEFLPIPKTYYDDLGDWVQELEIPVDKLAELGILVDRDDDGYLLQLFTKPVGDRPTLFFEIIERHGSRGFGAGNFKSLFVAIEREQSLRGNL
- the tyrA gene encoding bifunctional chorismate mutase/prephenate dehydrogenase, producing the protein MTDIQTLQSVDQALIHLLQQRVALLQASDTPCIATQIADVQPLLTEAGISEFTWKTLVTNCMAMLATDTPAQPQQRSDRRQVTIVGGRGAMGKLFCDQFAATGHAVSIMEQEDWGRADILLGQADLVLLCVPLKLTATLARQVGQYLAPHTVLADIASTKVEVMQAMLDSHHGPVVGLHPMFGPGVTSLLGQKVVVCEGQQMSQCQWVLDWIEENGGNLIPATPEEHDSMMIAVQAIRFFSNFSLGTFYAEEGIDIERSFEFSSPLYRSEINTISRLVAQDAALYVDILLASDERRSAVGRLVDTYARLAQLIHDGDRTALIAEFEKTRQSFRDGAERSLAESNYMLNNLSRFLAAHDAESRASVTSERRSLPSVNLSTASATNLGKAA